The genomic DNA TCGACCTTATGATGTTCATCCGTTGCGATGCTAATGATATTATCTCGGCCAATACCTAATAAGTCTGCGCTCTTACCCAAAGAATAATGCCCCCGATCGGACACTAAAATGGCAAGGTCATCATAGCCATAAAAGCGAAGTGCTTTAGTCATTCCTTCACGAGTAATGCCTTTAAATTCGCCGCTAGGTTGTAATAAGCGGTTTCGGGCAATCCACAGTGCGGTAATGTTAGCAACGGTGCCCCCTGAGCAAAATGCCCCGAGCGAATGATTAGCGCTGTGCATCCATTGATGATAAAAATCATCTGATTGTTGATACACCAAATGATGCATCATGCCTAATACTTGGCGCTCTAACGGAGTAAAAGCTTTTGATGTCTCGATTTTAACCAGATTTTGGTTCAGTCCCACCATGATCTTCGACAGCGGCAACACAAAATAAGGTAATGCTGAGGTCATATGACCAATAAAACTGGGCGCCGCGGTATGGACTGAATGCGCGACTAAATTTTGCATGATTTCGTCTGCATAATCAGAGACAAATTTAGGCTCGGAGGGGATCTGATAAGCGTTAAAATCGGTTTCAATTTCTGAAAGAGGCTTTTCCAGTGCGGCGATGCTGTTGCCTAAAAAACCAGCAAGGTCTTGTGACAATTTCTGCTCAATAATGCTCAACGTCGAGGTTGAAGCTTCAGGCGCGGTAAAAATGCGCAGTAAACTGTCTTCTGAAGCGCTTGCTTTACGGGGGATTTTCGAAGTCATTTTGCTTGCCGTAATGATGAAAACTCCATCCTGTTAGCGTTGACTGATGCTTTACGATTAACGCCGCACCTTCAGGATGAAATGAGGGTGCTAACTTTACTGTATGGCTGGTTCCGCTTCAAGTATTTATCGTGTTATTGCTGATGATTAAGTTCAATAAATTCCCGCAGCGTCTTAATTTTTGTGGTCGAATTCGGTTCGTGGTATACGTGTTTAAATCGCTAGGTAATGTGTGCCCCTTTAGTGACGCTGCGTTAATACCTTGCAAAGCCGCCGCAAAATGGTCAGTAGTCCCTAGGGTACAGCATGTTAGCATTACATATACGGCACAAACACCTGTGGGTATTTGTGCCGTATATGATTACTTTTTAGTAAATGAAAGCGATAAAATAGCAGCAATATTGCGGGCAGTATTAGTGAGATTAACTTGTGCTTCAGATAATACTTGTTCTAATGGTTGTAGCGCAGGGATGATCGGGAAAATAGCATGCATGCCTTGGGCTAAAATAGCATCTGCATTTGGGCCAAGACATCCGGAAATACCAATAACGGGAACATTTTGTTGCTTAGCGACATTCAATACTCCCATTGGGGTTTTACCAAATACTGTTTGACCGTCAATGCGGCCTTCACCCGTAATGACTAAGTCGGCATTGTGACAATATTGTGCCAGTTTAACGCTCTTAGTGACGATATCGACCCCAGGTTTTAAGGTTGCGTTTAAGATTGTCATTACGCCAAACCCCATGCCTCCAGCGGCGCCGGCACCTGGATGTAAGCGACAATGAGCATCAATGGATTGGCTCAGCTGTTGGGTTATGGTGTGTGCAAAATGGCTTAGCGCTAGGTCGAGTTGCTCAATCATCTCTGTTGTCGCCCCTTTTTGAGGACCAAAAATCGCACTAGCACCTCGAGGTCCGCATAACGGGTTATCGACATCACACGCGACTTCGATAACACAATCCTTAATAGCAGGATGGAGCAATTGAACATCTACATGATGCAATGTGGTCAGCGCAGCGCCTCCAAAAGGTAATGGCGTCATAGCTATATCGCTTAGTTTTACGCCTAAGGCTTGCATCATTCCTGCGCCAGCATCATTAGTCGCGCTGCCGCCAAGGCCAAGGATAATGTGCCTAATCCCACGGTTTAATGCATCGGCAA from Shewanella psychromarinicola includes the following:
- a CDS encoding glycerate kinase family protein, whose product is MKIVIAPDSFKESLSALEVANAIEQGFKLIFPDAQYCKVPMADGGEGTVQAMVDATQGQIINLTVTGPLGSPVNAFYGVLGQLNETGNQTAIIEMAAASGLHHVPLSQRNPLLTTSFGTGELIADALNRGIRHIILGLGGSATNDAGAGMMQALGVKLSDIAMTPLPFGGAALTTLHHVDVQLLHPAIKDCVIEVACDVDNPLCGPRGASAIFGPQKGATTEMIEQLDLALSHFAHTITQQLSQSIDAHCRLHPGAGAAGGMGFGVMTILNATLKPGVDIVTKSVKLAQYCHNADLVITGEGRIDGQTVFGKTPMGVLNVAKQQNVPVIGISGCLGPNADAILAQGMHAIFPIIPALQPLEQVLSEAQVNLTNTARNIAAILSLSFTKK